In the genome of Vicia villosa cultivar HV-30 ecotype Madison, WI linkage group LG7, Vvil1.0, whole genome shotgun sequence, one region contains:
- the LOC131618644 gene encoding uncharacterized protein LOC131618644 gives MKDDKRKAPETLELQDGSLEPRKLWIDVISGNQNPGNEMAIKFITPKLVDGVIEVESDEADIVNENFEKLPDIYYNDEGYFVLRFHSYQDRDAVLRKGPYTIRNMPILLSKWKPDFNLKRDMLLTILILVKLPQLPIYLWGSKSLSKIGRALGTQLMTDECTENRYRISYARILVEIEITQEIVKEITIKDKTGEKMQQSVEYEWRPPYCIKFQKIGHTYGGKQQKQHTKQLIPKEKDTTKTTGGGNQC, from the exons ATGAAGGACGATAAAAGGAAAGCACCAGAAACCCTAGAATTACAAGATGGATCCCTTGAACCAAGGAAGCTTTGGATTGATGTAATAAGTGGTAATCAGAATCCAGGGAACGAAATGGCAATTAAGTTTATCACACCCAAGCTTGTTGACGGAGTCATTGAAGTCGAGAGTGATGAAGCTGACATCGTGAATGAG AATTTTGAAAAACTACCTGACATATACTACAATGACGAAGGTTATTTTGTATTGAGATTCCATTCTTACCAAGATAGGGATGCTGTATTGAGGAAAGGACCATATACAATAAGAAATATGCCAATATTGTTATCTAAATGGAAACCAGACTTCAATTTGAAGAGAGACATGCTGCTTACTATCCTGATTTTGGTCAAACTACCTCAACTACCAATTTACTTATGGGGTTCCAAGAGCTTAAGTAAAATAGGTAGGGCATTAGGTACACAATTGATGACAGATGAATGCACCGAAAATCGGTATCGTATCTCTTATGCTAGAATCTTGGTTGAGATAGAAATCACACAAGAGATAGTGAAAGAAATTACAATCAAAGACAAGACAGGAGAGAAGATGCAACAATCTGTGGAGTACGAGTGGAGACCACCATACTGCATAAAATTTCAGAAGATCGGCCACACTTATGGAGGAAAGCAACAAAAGCAACATACAAAGCAATTGATACCAAAAGAGAAggacacaacaaaaacaacaggAGGTGGAAATCAATGCTAA